A single window of Rhipicephalus microplus isolate Deutch F79 chromosome 5, USDA_Rmic, whole genome shotgun sequence DNA harbors:
- the LOC142817707 gene encoding uncharacterized protein LOC142817707 isoform X1, translating into MPSGGPSYGSYCCVSWCFNNGRTHKKPGTSFFRVPRDGRMKAWMQYAGRDDLLSKPASLLYATYRVCSDHFTAQSFMDPGHTRLTRMAVPSVQPAAPCSLSVASSSDCDMAAEAALQGPAVEASQSGSHTLRCPDEQGGSSLVAGERISDDFVLPEKTLTSRSAVTKGTCVAGRSQDCSDSIVRGTEQASQDPPEDVSANSSTPECLRENVRSCVPATMSPSMKYKQTIKHLQAKVAAQRKTIKRLQRQPHQAPSSTTKALEVIRPHVTEEVFKLLSAHVRLRPKCKGKRFPVWFKKFALHLNFRGPRAYRFLAPYFSLPSRRSLRRWLANVKMTPGIIPGILSSIATNTQAWNERDRVCALVFDEIALKKNLYYDASRDVVQGFTDDGTHRTSTIADRALVFLLVGVSRKWVQPVAFTIGHTSTPSSVMHNLLVSLILELRSINIAVKAVICDQGSSNVSLANQLKVTVAKPFFEVNGERVYYIFDVPHLIKTTRNNVQAHKLYIGDDIVNWSHIVSLYQSSHELRLRLAPKLTERHVHQKPFSNMKVSRATQVFSASVSIAITAMVYAKVLPASAITTAQFCDRMDRIFDALNSSSKKRTSQKLRHAIMKNDSELIDFLRGQLPWIASWQFVGRRQPQTIVGWQITIQAICQLWDDLSKNYNFEYLLTRRLQQDPLENIFGHIRQKQGCNTNPNVAQFICGLKHICIRKLFKLSEYGNVEDDECDLLQEQLSPFSLTSASLVDNEECAQPQPDDFPALDDLSELATNIHSHIIDDSAAYYVAGFLIKHFLRNACDGCSCPQLLKDDSETLKGTHQYFTMLKAYHVPSKLFGNLTVPSEAAFAYVQQLESRFLAIIEATAHHLKVCDVLYHHLSSVGDFHFCSAGCRAKFLKMFCRVRLCWHVRFVNRNLDRVRFQSSISGMQLDKFKG; encoded by the exons atgccgtccggcggtccaagctacggcagctactgctgtgtatcgtggtgcttcaacaatggcagaacccacaagaagcctgggacgagtttcttccgcgtaccacgggacggcag gatgaaagcatggatgcagtatgctggacgcgatgatctcctgagtaagccggccagcctattgtacgcaacgtacagggtttgtagcgaccattttactgctcaaagtttcatggaccctgggcacacaaggcttacaagaatggctgttcccagtgtgcaaccagctgcaccat gttctctgagcgtcgcttcaagtagtgactgtgacatggctgcagaagctgcactgcaag gacctgcggtagaggcttcacaaagcggctcccacacattgaggtgccccgatgaacagg gtggcagctcccttgtagctggtgaaagaatttctgatgatttcgtcttgccggagaaaaccttaaccagtcgttcagctgtcacaaaaggaacttgtgtggccg gccgctcgcaagattgttccgacagcattgtccgaggcactgaacaagcttcacaagaccctccagaagacgtctccgccaacagctccacgcctgagtgccttagagaaaatg tgcgttcctgtgtgccagcgacaatgtctccatcaatgaagtacaagcaaaccattaaacatctgcaagccaaagtagcagcacagcggaaaactatcaaaagactgcagagacagcctcaccaagcaccgtcatcgactacgaaggcccttgaagttatccgaccgcacgtcaccgaggaggtttttaaacttctttctgcacatgttcgcttgaggcccaaatgcaagggcaagcggtttcccgtgtggttcaagaaattcgctcttcacttaaacttccgaggtccgcgagcataccgatttctggctccgtatttttctttgccctcccggcgttcattaaggaggtggctagctaatgtaaagatgactccaggcataattccaggaatcctttcttccattgcaacaaatactcaagcttggaatgaacgggaccgagtgtgcgctttagttttcgacgaaatagcactcaaaaagaatttgtactatgatgcttcaagagacgttgtccagggttttacagatgatggcactcatcgcacttcaaccatcgctgatcgagcactggtttttcttcttgttggtgtttcgagaaagtgggttcaaccggttgcttttactatagggcacacatcaacaccatcatctgttatgcataacttgctggtgtcactcattttggagcttaggagcattaatattgcagtgaaagcagtcatttgtgaccagggcagttcaaatgtaagtctcgctaaccaactaaaagtgactgtagcaaagcctttttttgaagttaatggtgagcgggtatattacatttttgatgttccgcatttaattaaaacaacgcgcaataatgtccaagcacacaagttatacattggggatgacatcgttaactggtcgcacattgtaagcctttaccaatcctcacatgagttgcggttgcgattggctccaaagttgactgaacggcacgttcatcagaaacctttttctaatatgaaggtcagcagagcaactcaggtcttcagtgcatcagtttcgattgctatcacggcaatggtgtatgcgaaggtgctgcctgcctcggccatcactacagctcaattttgtgatcgtatggacaggattttcgatgccttgaacagctcgagtaaaaaaagaacttcgcaaaagctgcggcatgcaatcatgaaaaatgattcagagctgattgacttcctccgaggccagcttccctggattgcatcatggcagtttgttggcagacgtcaaccacaaaccatcgtaggttggcaaattacaattcaggcaatttgtcaactatgggacgacctctccaaaaattacaattttgaatacctgttaacacgcaggcttcaacaggatcctctggagaacatatttggccacattaggcaaaaacagggttgcaacaccaaccccaatgtagcacaatttatttgtggcctgaagcacatctgcataagaaaactcttcaagctgtcagaatacggaaatgtcgaggatgatgaatgtgacctcctccaggaacagctgtcgccattctccctcaccagtgcgtctcttgtggataatgaggagtgtgcacagccacagcctgacgactttcccgctctagacgatctctctgaacttgcgacaaacattcactcccatattatcgatgactccgctgcatattatgtagctggttttctcatcaaacacttccttcggaatgcatgtgacggttgcagttgcccacagttactgaaagacgacagtgagacgcttaagggtacccaccagtatttcacaatgctcaaagcataccacgtccccagcaaactttttgggaatctcactgtgccatcagaagcagcttttgcatacgtacaacaacttgaatctcgctttcttgccataattgaggccactgcacatcacctgaaagtgtgcgatgttttgtatcaccatctgtcaagtgttggcgattttcatttctgctctgctgggtgtcgcgctaagtttctgaaaatgttttgccgggttcgtttatgttggcatgtgcgttttgtgaaccgaaacttagacagggttaggttccagtcttcaatctcgggcatgcagcttgacaagttcaaaggttag
- the LOC142817707 gene encoding uncharacterized protein LOC142817707 isoform X2: protein MPSGGPSYGSYCCVSWCFNNGRTHKKPGTSFFRVPRDGRMKAWMQYAGRDDLLSKPASLLYATYRVCSDHFTAQSFMDPGHTRLTRMAVPSVQPAAPCSLSVASSSDCDMAAEAALQGPAVEASQSGSHTLRCPDEQGGSSLVAGERISDDFVLPEKTLTSRSAVTKGTCVAGKLYVHFNTRVD from the exons atgccgtccggcggtccaagctacggcagctactgctgtgtatcgtggtgcttcaacaatggcagaacccacaagaagcctgggacgagtttcttccgcgtaccacgggacggcag gatgaaagcatggatgcagtatgctggacgcgatgatctcctgagtaagccggccagcctattgtacgcaacgtacagggtttgtagcgaccattttactgctcaaagtttcatggaccctgggcacacaaggcttacaagaatggctgttcccagtgtgcaaccagctgcaccat gttctctgagcgtcgcttcaagtagtgactgtgacatggctgcagaagctgcactgcaag gacctgcggtagaggcttcacaaagcggctcccacacattgaggtgccccgatgaacagg gtggcagctcccttgtagctggtgaaagaatttctgatgatttcgtcttgccggagaaaaccttaaccagtcgttcagctgtcacaaaaggaacttgtgtggccggtaagttgtatgttcacttcaacaccagagtggattga